In Ilumatobacter fluminis, the following proteins share a genomic window:
- a CDS encoding amidohydrolase family protein: MTTIRATVLHTPSPDRLDVLVDQAIEIDDTGRIERIGAAGPDAHADVVLPDDTVIVPGFVDTHLHAPQWPQLGTALDLPLDQWLFEYTFPLEARFADLEFARQVWDHMVPSLLRHGTTTVTYYASIHEAATTALAETCARLGQRAFVGRCAMDHPDGTPEWYRDPSPEASIAASARSIDEIRAIGSQLVQPIITPRFIPACTDEALTGLAALAADTDTLIQTHCSEGDWEHGHVLERCGVTDAHALDRFGLMREHTVLAHATHLDDTDRALIAQRGAGVAHCPLSNVYFSERAFSARAAIEAGVRVGLGTDIAGGPSPSLFAQCGHAMVAGRRRVDEGEADARVDTTTAFWMATAGGADLLGVDAGVIEAGRWFDAVAIRLPDQVVPDGDWASRFERLVRLATPNDIRSVWVAGRQVV, translated from the coding sequence GTGACCACCATTCGAGCGACCGTGCTCCACACCCCCTCACCCGACCGGCTCGACGTGCTCGTCGACCAGGCGATCGAGATCGACGACACCGGCCGGATCGAACGGATCGGCGCGGCAGGCCCCGACGCCCACGCCGACGTCGTGCTCCCCGACGACACCGTGATCGTGCCCGGGTTCGTCGACACCCACCTGCACGCCCCGCAGTGGCCCCAGCTCGGAACGGCGCTCGACCTCCCGCTCGACCAGTGGCTGTTCGAGTACACGTTCCCGCTCGAGGCCCGATTCGCCGACCTCGAGTTCGCACGGCAGGTGTGGGATCACATGGTGCCGTCGCTCCTGCGACACGGCACGACGACCGTCACCTATTACGCGTCGATCCACGAAGCTGCCACCACGGCGCTGGCGGAAACGTGCGCCCGGCTCGGCCAGCGGGCGTTCGTCGGACGCTGCGCGATGGATCATCCCGACGGAACCCCCGAGTGGTACCGCGACCCGTCTCCGGAGGCATCGATCGCGGCCAGCGCCCGGTCGATCGACGAGATCCGGGCGATCGGATCACAACTCGTCCAACCGATCATCACGCCCCGGTTCATCCCTGCCTGCACCGACGAGGCGCTCACCGGTCTCGCCGCGCTCGCAGCCGACACCGACACCCTGATCCAGACCCACTGCTCGGAAGGCGATTGGGAGCACGGCCACGTACTCGAACGATGCGGTGTCACCGACGCGCACGCCCTCGATCGGTTCGGGCTGATGCGCGAACACACCGTGCTGGCTCACGCCACCCATCTCGACGACACCGACCGGGCGCTGATCGCGCAGCGCGGCGCCGGCGTCGCCCACTGCCCGCTGTCGAACGTGTACTTCTCCGAGCGCGCCTTCTCGGCTCGCGCCGCGATCGAGGCCGGCGTGCGGGTCGGTCTCGGCACCGACATCGCCGGCGGCCCGAGCCCGTCGCTGTTCGCCCAGTGCGGCCATGCGATGGTGGCGGGGCGACGCCGCGTCGACGAGGGCGAGGCCGACGCACGGGTCGACACGACCACCGCGTTCTGGATGGCGACCGCCGGCGGTGCCGACCTCCTCGGCGTCGACGCCGGCGTCATCGAAGCGGGGCGATGGTTCGACGCCGTCGCGATCCGACTGCCCGATCAGGTCGTGCCCGACGGCGATTGGGCGAGCCGGTTCGAGCGACTCGTGCGCCTCGCCACGCCGAACGACATCCGTTCGGTGTGGGTCGCCGGCCGCCAGGTCGTCTGA
- a CDS encoding AMP-binding protein → MSSTFIRATGSTIERLERAADRDTGVRFVGHSVAPDGPVYVPWRQIHDEARSVAAALQAKGLVPGDHVAVLGPTSRELMTIVRGCWMAGIASMVLPLPMRMGSLDEFVNSTRARIRHGDAKLVLIDDQLAAFYEAAAGDPPIEPMGSVMPGAPNVPSGDRLEVPDDDPNRLVILQYTSGSTSEPKGVMIPDRVLTANIDACCEAAVLTEDEVMTSWLPLYHDMGLVGFLAIPMCQGVDLVQAAPQDFMASPGAWMQWISDWGGTATAGPNFSWVLATRALKLAAKKGQQLDLSSLTLALSGAEPVDPKAVEAFVAAAEPFGFEGGAVFPAFGMAETAIGASFPKRGDGLRCDTVDREVLERTRVAKPVEITDPDDLAVTARRLPMLGTAVPGMELKVVDPDSREELPERHVGELLLRGTSVTPGYYKRDDATRALFHEDWLCTGDLAYVLDGQLILCGRIKDVIIVGGRNVFPEDIERAVGGLDGVRAGNVIAFGMEGYKGKESVVVVAEVRADDPDEVRETIHHRTLEVCGLPPRDVMLVQAGTLPKTSSGKLQRAKCKELYLDEQLDLVEG, encoded by the coding sequence ATGAGTTCGACGTTCATTCGCGCGACCGGCTCGACGATCGAGCGGCTCGAGCGCGCTGCCGACCGTGACACCGGGGTCCGATTCGTCGGCCACTCCGTCGCCCCCGACGGACCCGTGTACGTCCCATGGCGTCAGATCCACGACGAGGCACGGTCGGTCGCTGCCGCGCTCCAGGCCAAGGGGCTGGTCCCCGGTGACCACGTCGCCGTGCTCGGTCCGACGTCTCGTGAGCTGATGACGATCGTGCGAGGCTGCTGGATGGCCGGCATCGCGTCGATGGTGTTGCCGTTGCCGATGCGCATGGGCTCGCTCGACGAGTTCGTGAACTCGACCCGTGCCCGCATCCGACACGGCGACGCCAAGCTGGTGCTCATCGACGACCAGCTCGCCGCCTTCTACGAGGCAGCGGCAGGCGACCCGCCCATCGAGCCGATGGGCTCGGTGATGCCAGGTGCGCCCAACGTGCCGTCGGGCGACCGACTCGAGGTGCCCGACGACGACCCGAACCGGCTCGTGATCCTCCAGTACACCTCCGGGTCGACCAGCGAGCCGAAGGGCGTCATGATCCCCGACCGGGTGCTCACGGCGAACATCGATGCGTGCTGCGAGGCCGCCGTGTTGACCGAGGACGAGGTCATGACGTCATGGCTCCCGCTCTACCACGACATGGGCCTCGTCGGGTTCCTCGCCATCCCGATGTGCCAGGGTGTCGATCTCGTCCAGGCGGCACCGCAGGACTTCATGGCCAGCCCGGGGGCCTGGATGCAGTGGATCTCCGACTGGGGCGGCACCGCAACGGCCGGACCGAACTTCTCGTGGGTGCTCGCGACGCGTGCACTCAAGCTCGCCGCCAAGAAGGGGCAGCAGCTCGACCTGTCGTCGCTGACGCTCGCCCTGTCGGGCGCCGAGCCCGTCGACCCGAAAGCGGTCGAGGCGTTCGTCGCCGCCGCCGAGCCGTTCGGGTTCGAGGGGGGCGCCGTGTTCCCCGCCTTCGGCATGGCCGAGACGGCGATCGGAGCGTCGTTCCCGAAGCGGGGCGACGGGCTGCGGTGCGACACGGTCGACCGTGAAGTGCTCGAGCGCACGCGTGTCGCGAAGCCGGTCGAGATCACCGATCCCGACGACCTCGCCGTCACCGCTCGTCGACTCCCGATGCTCGGCACCGCGGTGCCCGGCATGGAGCTCAAGGTGGTCGATCCCGACAGCCGCGAGGAGTTGCCCGAACGACACGTGGGTGAGCTGCTGCTCCGCGGCACCTCGGTGACGCCCGGGTACTACAAGCGCGACGACGCCACACGGGCCCTCTTCCACGAGGACTGGCTGTGCACGGGCGACCTCGCCTACGTGCTCGACGGCCAGCTGATCCTGTGCGGCCGCATCAAGGACGTGATCATCGTCGGCGGACGCAACGTGTTCCCCGAAGACATCGAACGCGCCGTCGGTGGCCTCGACGGTGTGCGTGCCGGCAACGTGATCGCGTTCGGCATGGAGGGATACAAGGGCAAGGAGTCGGTCGTCGTCGTCGCCGAGGTGCGTGCCGACGATCCCGACGAGGTGCGCGAGACCATCCACCATCGAACGCTCGAGGTGTGCGGCCTCCCGCCGCGCGACGTCATGCTGGTGCAGGCGGGCACGCTCCCGAAGACCAGTTCGGGCAAGCTCCAGCGCGCCAAGTGCAAGGAGCTGTACCTCGACGAACAGCTCGATCTCGTCGAGGGCTGA
- a CDS encoding PRC-barrel domain-containing protein has protein sequence MQYRTTDSSDLGPIYTGRKVFDAHGLALGTITDVVYADGEYEPQYLVVDPGMLRRSHYVPTAGAAQTDTGDIVVAWDRDWFRLSPPASGRPVLTGRQRRDLAVHYAAR, from the coding sequence ATGCAATACCGGACGACCGACTCGAGCGACCTCGGCCCCATTTACACGGGCCGCAAGGTCTTCGACGCACACGGTCTCGCGCTCGGCACCATCACCGATGTCGTCTACGCCGACGGCGAATACGAACCGCAGTACCTGGTGGTCGACCCCGGCATGCTGCGGCGTTCGCACTACGTCCCGACGGCCGGCGCCGCCCAGACCGACACGGGCGACATCGTGGTCGCCTGGGATCGCGACTGGTTCCGCCTCTCACCGCCGGCGAGTGGCCGACCGGTCCTCACCGGCCGCCAACGCCGCGACCTCGCGGTCCACTACGCCGCCCGCTGA
- a CDS encoding PRC-barrel domain-containing protein, which yields MSTPTDRTPGRHGDNPQFTGRQVIDERGEPLGSIDDVLFDPTDETPEYFVVKPGMLRRAHYLPVEGSYESIDGDIVVPWDQQWFKMSPPAARDHVLSTDDRRQVEAHYADR from the coding sequence ATGTCCACACCGACCGACCGCACCCCCGGTCGCCACGGCGACAACCCCCAGTTCACCGGACGCCAGGTCATCGACGAACGGGGCGAACCGCTCGGCTCGATCGACGACGTGCTCTTCGATCCCACCGACGAGACCCCCGAGTACTTCGTGGTCAAGCCCGGCATGCTCCGCCGGGCGCACTACCTCCCTGTCGAAGGCTCGTACGAATCGATCGACGGCGACATCGTCGTCCCGTGGGACCAGCAATGGTTCAAGATGTCGCCACCCGCCGCCCGCGACCACGTCCTGTCGACCGACGACCGACGCCAGGTCGAAGCCCACTACGCGGACCGCTGA
- a CDS encoding histone deacetylase family protein — MQVVFSLRHQAHHPQREFESSGFQEPFERPERAEFIRSALAADGSFEFVAPEDWGVAPIEAVHDPGLVHFLEHAWEEYQQAHGPTHDVIPDVFAMPQLREGMGAAREPSDVSARLGWWCFETTTPLTHGTYDAARSSVDVALTAADLVANGERFAYGLCRPPGHHAARSVYGGYCFFNNAAVVADHLARTLDAKVTVLDVDYHHGNGTQQIFYSRGDVQFVSLHGDTERAYPYLTGHVDERGTGDGAGTTSNFPLAAHTDDDTFLDHLAAACDDVDSFDPDLVVVSLGLDTYFDDPICDLDLTADGFEACGRMVAQMGFPTVVLQEGGYATAELGENARRWLTGLAPTRPNPTKA; from the coding sequence GTGCAGGTCGTGTTCTCACTCCGTCATCAGGCACATCACCCGCAGCGCGAGTTCGAGTCGTCCGGCTTCCAGGAACCGTTCGAGCGGCCCGAGCGAGCCGAGTTCATCCGGAGTGCGCTCGCCGCCGACGGTTCGTTCGAGTTCGTCGCCCCCGAGGACTGGGGCGTCGCGCCGATCGAGGCAGTCCACGACCCCGGACTCGTCCACTTCCTCGAACACGCGTGGGAGGAGTACCAGCAAGCACACGGCCCCACCCACGACGTCATCCCCGACGTGTTCGCGATGCCGCAGCTGCGAGAGGGGATGGGGGCCGCTCGCGAGCCGTCCGACGTGTCGGCCCGACTCGGCTGGTGGTGCTTCGAGACGACCACGCCACTGACCCACGGCACCTACGACGCCGCCCGCTCGTCGGTCGATGTCGCTCTCACGGCGGCCGATCTGGTCGCGAACGGCGAACGGTTCGCGTACGGCCTGTGCCGGCCGCCCGGTCATCACGCCGCCCGGTCGGTGTACGGCGGGTACTGCTTCTTCAACAATGCTGCGGTCGTCGCCGACCACCTGGCGCGAACCCTCGATGCCAAGGTGACGGTGCTCGACGTCGACTATCACCACGGCAACGGCACGCAGCAGATCTTCTACAGCCGCGGCGACGTGCAGTTCGTGTCGTTGCACGGCGACACGGAACGGGCCTATCCGTACCTGACGGGGCACGTCGACGAGCGCGGCACCGGCGACGGCGCCGGCACGACGTCGAACTTCCCGCTGGCCGCCCACACCGACGACGACACGTTCCTCGACCATCTGGCCGCGGCCTGCGACGACGTCGACTCGTTCGACCCCGATCTCGTGGTGGTGTCGCTCGGGCTCGACACCTACTTCGACGACCCGATCTGCGACCTCGACCTCACCGCCGACGGATTCGAGGCGTGCGGCCGGATGGTCGCCCAGATGGGTTTCCCGACCGTCGTACTCCAGGAGGGCGGCTACGCCACCGCCGAACTCGGCGAAAACGCCCGTCGCTGGCTCACCGGCCTCGCACCCACCCGCCCGAACCCGACGAAGGCGTGA